The window GCGGCGATCACGGAGCTCATACCGGGTTCAACACCGGGGAGCCCGCAGGATTCCTCACGGCGCGATGTTGTGGTTGAGGTGGAACAGGTTCCCCGGGTCGTAGCGCTGTTTCAGATCCCTGAGACGGGTGTAGTTCGCGCGGTAGTTGGTCCGGACGAGGTTCTGGTCGTCGCCGTCGATGAAGTTGACGTAGCCGCCCTCCATGGAGTGCGGTTCGAGCGCCTGGTGGAAGCCGCGCACCCAGTCCTTCTGGGCCTCGCAGTCCGCACGGGTCGTGAGGGTGCCGCTGAGGGCGAACGAGTAGCCGGCGTCCCGGTAGGAGAAGGCGGACTCCTCCGGTCCTACGCGGTGGCAGGCGCCGTCGAGGGGGTAGGCGACGGTGACGCTCTGGATGGACGGGGTGGTGGCGCCGTGCTCGACGCAGGCGTCGATGGCGCCGTCCGGCAGGTCCTGGGTGAAGATGCCCTTCCAGTAGTGGTAGAGCCCCGCGGGGACCAGGTCGTCGAAGAGCGTGTTGATCACCGGGTAGGGGATGCGCTCGAGGTACTGGCCCAGCACCGGCCCGAGCGCGGCGAGGCGGTCCCGGATCCGGTCGTCCTCGTCCTCCGAGCCGGTCCAGCAGGCGATCACGCCGCACAGGGGCCGTCCGTGCCAGCGCTCGGGCAGGAACGGCACGGGCGGACCGAGCCCGACGACCAGCAGCGCGCCGAGGCTCTCGTCCCCCTCGGCGACCAGCTCCCGGTAGCGGCGGATCACGTCGCCGTCGAGCGGGAAGAAGACCGGCCCGCCGAGGATGTCGGCGATGGGGTGCAGCCGGTATGCGAAGGAGGTGACGACCCCGAAGTTCCCGCCGCCCCCGCGCACGGCCCACATCAGGTCGCTGTGCTGCTCGTCCGTGCAGGTCAGGAAGGTGCCGTCGGCCGTCACGAGGTCCACTGAGACCAGGTTGTCGCAGGCCAGACCGCAGCGGCGGGACAGGTAGCCCATGCCGCCCCCGGTCGTCAGGCCGCCCACGCCGGTGGTGGAGACGACCCCGCCGGTGGTGGCAAGACCGAAGGCGTGCGTGGCGTGGTTGACGTCCGCCCAGGTGCAGCCGCCCTCGACCCAGGCCGTCCGCGTCTCGGGATCGACGCGGATGCCGCGCATCAGGCCGAGGTCGAGGACGGCACCGCCGTCGCAGGTGCCGTAGCCGGGGACGCTGTGGCTGCCGCCGCGCACGGCGAGCGGCAGGCCCTGGTCGCGGGCGAAGTCCACCGTGGCGATGACGTCGCCCGCGTCGACGGCCCTGACGATGATCGCCGGCCGCCTGTCGTGCATGGCGTTGTAGACCTTGCGGGCCTCGTCGTAGGCCGGGTCGCCGGGCTCGACGATGTCGCCGCGCACGGCTCCGCGCAGCCGGTCCAGCAGCCGGTCGTCGAGGGTCGGTGTGTAGGTGGTCATGATCGGCACCTGCTTTCCGCTCCTGAGCGGGGAAGGGGCTGCCTTGTCGGGAAGGATCACTGCCTGGTCTACGCCGGAGCGGTGGCGGGTGCATCGCCGGAATCGCCCATCCTCGGTGACCCGGCATGGGCAGAACGGCCCATGCGCGGCGTCAGGTGAGGCCGTGCCGGTACGCGTACGCCGTCGCCGCCGCCCGCGAGGACACGTCGAGCTTGGCGAAGATGTTGTTGAGGTGCCGGGCGACGGTGTGCTCGCTGATCACCAGCTCCCCGGCGATGGCCCGGTTCGTGCGCCCCGCGGCGACCAGCCGCAGCACCTGGATCTCACGCTCGGTGAGCCCGCCGGGCCGGCGTCGGCGCACATCGGCGAGCAGGGCCGCCGCCCGGCGCGCGTCCGGTACGGCGCCGAGCTGCCGGAAGGCCTGCTCAGCGGCCCGCAGCTCCAGCCGGGCACCCTCGTCGTCCCCGGCGGCCCGGTCGGCGGCGGCCAGCGTCATCCGCACCTGGGCGGCCTCGTACGGGACCCGAAGCTCCAGCCACAGCGTCAGCGCCCGGCGCAGCAGGGACAGTGCGCGATCGAGGTCACGGGCGGCGAAGGCCACCGCGCCGCAGGCCGCCGCGGCGCTCGCGTGCAGCAGGGTCCTGTCCGAGCCGCACCGCCGCTGCCAGTCCCGGGCCAGCGACCGGAGCCCCTCGGCAGCCGTGCGCGCCTGGTCCGTCCGGCGGAGCGCGAGGCACACCTCCACCTGGGCCGCGAGCAGCCTGCACCGCTCGAGACCGCCGGCCTCGGCTCCGCTGGCGAGGGCGAGCCCCAGGGCCGTCGCAGAGGCGTCGGCCTTCCCCTGGGCCAGCCGCAGCAGGGCGAGTCCGGGCTGCGGGTCGCGACCGAGCTCATGGGTACGGTCGTACGACTCCTCGGCCGCCGCCAGCTCTCCGCGCCGCCGCTGGATCTGGCCGACCAGGTAGACCGCCTCGGCGGCCATCCGACGTTCGTACGGCAGCAGTTCCTCGCAGGTCCGCACGGCCTCGGTGAGCGCCTCGGGCCAGCTTCCGCGCAGTTCGAGGACCTCCACGCGGTGCACCCGGCACAACCCGCGGTAGTTGTTCTCGGCCGGCATCGCCGCGCACCACCGCATGGCCGCGTCGGTCCACTCGGCGGCGCGTTCGAGATCGACGCAGGCCATGGCCTGCTGGAGGCCCAGGCAGTAGACCCACCCGGTGAAGAAGGAGCTGAGCTCACCTGCCATGGCCGCGCACATGGCGTCGTCCAGGAGATCGAGTCCGTCCCCGACGCGCCCCTGGGCCACCAGGACGCCCGCCTGCGCCTGGACGCTCATGGCCAGCAGATCCGGGCTGCCGCAGCGCCGGGCGATCCCGGACATGCCCCGGGCCGCGGCCATCGCCTCGTCGAACGCACCGCGCTCCTGAGCGTGCTCCGCGTCGATCCAGGCGAGGTAGCACTGCTCGACACACTCCGGCTCACCCCGCAGATGCCGCCGGGCCCGGCGCAGCCAGCCGGCGGCCACGGCCGTGCGCCCCGCGAGCTGGTGCTCGTAGAAGAGGAGCCAGGCCATGAGCCCCGCCTGCCGGGCCGCGCCCGCCGCGACATATCCGGAGTAGGCCCGCATCCGCTGGACGATCGACTCGTCGATCCTGCTCGTCCACCAGGCGGCGTCGGCGAACGCGGCGCAGTCGTCGGGGGTGAGGCGGGTGGCGTCCAGGCGGCCCAGCAGCCGGTACGCCTCGCCCCACACCTCATGGGCAGCGGCGTCCCTGGCCCGCCGCAAGGTGTCCGCGGCCGCCCTGTCGATCGTCCGCTCGGTCACTCGCGGCTCCCTTCTCGCGCTCTGCGAGCAGGACCGGCCTCTCACCAGAATAGGCAGGCAGGCGGCCGCGGGACTCAGTGAACGGACACCTCCAGCGGCGCCGCATGCTCGTGCTCGCAGGCGTCGTCGATGCCGTACGTGTCCCAGGCCGGGAACGGATCGGCGGCCGCAAGGCCCTCGCCGTCCGCCTCCGCCATGAGGCACTCGGCCAGGGCGGCCCGGAGCGCCTCCGCACGCAGATGCGTGCCGATGAAGACCAGCTCCTGCGCGTACGGGGCGTCGGTGTCCCGCGCGGCGCTGGGCTCGAAGCGGGCGACGGAACCGGCCTGTGACCACAGCCCCGTCACCTGAGGGCGGCTGGCGAGGGTGAAGAACCCCTTGGAGCGCAGCACCTTCCCGTACGCGCCGCTGTCGAGCTCCTCGGTGACGAAGGACCACAACCGCCCCGGGTGGAAGGGGAGTTCGGAGCGGAACACCGTGGACGAGATCCCGTACTCCTCGGTCTCGGGGACGTGGTCGCCGTTGAGCTCCCGTACCCAGCCGGGAGCCTGCTGGGCGCGCTCCAGGTCGAACAGCCGCGTGCCGAGCACCTCGTCGAGAGGTACTCGTCCCCGCACGGCGTCGACGATCCGCGCGGCGGGGTTGAACCGGGTGAGTGCGGCCCGCAGCCGGTCCGCCGTCGCGTCATCGACCAGGTCGAGCTTGTTCAGCACGATGACGTCCGCGAACTCGACCTGGTCGACGAGGAGATCGCTGACGGTGCGCTCGTCTTCTTCGTACTGGTCGAGGCCGCGCTCGGCGAGTTCGTCGCCACTGTCCAGCTCGGACAGGAAGTTGGCGGCGTCCACGACCGTGACCATGGTGTCCAGCAGGGCGAGATCGCCGAGGGTGGCGCCGTCGTCGCGGGCGAAGGCGAAGGTGGCCGCGACCGGCATGGGTTCGGAGATGCCGGACGACTCGATGAGGAGATGGTCGAAGCGGCCCTCGCGGGCGAGGCGGTCGACTTCCTGGAGGAGATCGTCGCGCAGGGTGCAGCAGATGCAGCCGTTGGTCATCTCGACCAGGCGTTCCTCGGTCCGCGACAGCGCGGCCTCGCCGCCCCGCACCAGCGCGGCATCGATGTTGATCTCGCTCATGTCGTTGACGATGACCGCCACGCGCAGTCCCTCGCGGTTCGCCAGGACATGGTTGAGCAGGGTCGTCTTGCCCGCCCCGAGGAAGCCGGACAGGACGGTGACGGGCAGACGGCTCTCGTACGGCATCCCCGGTCAGCCCTCCGGGCGCAGCAGCCCGCGCTCGTACGCCTTGACCAGGTGCTGCGGCACGAGGTGGCTGACGCCGTCGATGGTGACGGGCACGAGCTGCGGCGTGCTCGCCTTCCACTGCGCGCGGCGGTGGCGGGTGTTGCTGCGGGACATCTTCCGCTTGGGGACAGCCATGACGGACCTCCTCGGTGGGTGAACACCGAGGACGCTACATGAAAATGGATCCCATTAACAATTGCGCGGAGTGCGGCGGTGGGTCAGCGGCGGGACCGCACCCGTGCGTCCCGTGGCGGCCGGATGAACTGCAGCTCCAGCGTGACGGGCGGATCGGCCAGGCCCGGTCCGCCCGCGGCCGCCCACCGCACGATCTCCTCCGCGCCCTCGTCGTCCATCGCGAAGCCCACCCACGTGGCCCGCCCGCCGGCCCGGCGCCCCGCGGCCGACGGCTGGACGACGATCACGTTGGCCTGGTCGCAGGGGCCCAGGCAGTCGGTCGTACGGACCTGGAACCCGTGCTCGGCCCCGGCGGCCCGCAGCCGCTCCAGCTGCCCGGCGTGATCGGTGCCGGGGTGCTTGCGCGGATCGCCGCAGCAGCAGCCCCGGCAGACGACGAGCGTGCAGGGGCGCTCGCGGGCGGCGCCGATCAGGAACGTATGAGTGGGCATGACAGAAGCATCTCTTACTCCTTGGCGCCCACCAGCATCCGCACCTCGAACTCCTCGTACGCGGCTGCCTCCTGCGGCTCCTGGCGGTTGCCCAGCACGGTGCCGAGCCAGCCGAGGAAGAAGCCCGCCGGGATGGAGACGATGCCGGGGTTCTGCAGCGGGAACCAGGCGAAGTCGGACTCCGGGTAGAACGAGCCCGGGGTGGAGGAGACGACGGGGGAGAACAGGACCAGCAGGACCGAGCAGACCAGGCCGCCCCAGAGGCTGAGCAGTGCCCCCTCGCCCGTGAAGCGGCGCCAGAAGAGGGTGTACACGATCGTCGGCAGGATCGCGGACGCCGCGATGGCGAAGGCGAGGAAGGCGAGCGTGGCGGTGTTGGCGCCCCAGGAGACGAGGGCGAGCAGCATGGCGAGGACGCCGATGACGGCCGCGGACAGCCGGGCCACCATCAACTCCTCGGTCTCGCTCGCGCGGCCCTTGCGGATCACCTCGCCGTACAGGTCGTGCGCGAGGGACGAGGCGGCGGCGAGGGTGAGGCCGGCCGCGACGGCGAGCAGCGTGACGAAGGCGAGGCAGGACAGCAGGGCCGTGAGGATGCCGCCGCCGAGGGCGTTGGCCAGGAGCAGGACCGCGGAGTCACCCTTGTGGTCCGTCTCCGCGATGGTCTCCCGCCCGACGATGGCGGTGGCGCCGAGGCCGAGGATGCCGGCCGCCAGGCAGACCAGGCCGACCAGGCCGACCGCCCAGACCAGGGAGGAGCGCAGTACGTCGATCTTGCGCGGGGCGAGCATGCGCATCAGGACGTGGGGGAGTGCGGCGAGGCCGAGGACGATGGCCAGTTCCAGGCTGAAGAAGTCGAGCTTGCTGGTGGTGCTGACGCCGTAGCGCAGTCCGGGTTCGAGGAACTGCGTGCCGGTGCCGCTGTGGTTCGCGGCCGCGGACAACAGGGCGCCCGGGTTCCAGTCGTAGTGGTGCAGCACCATGACCGCGGTGACCGTCACGCCCGCCACCAGCATCAGGGCCTTGATGATCTGGATGACCGTGGCGCCGGGCGCGCCGCCGATGGCGGCGTACACGATGACGATGGTGCCGATCACGACCACGCACAAGGTGCGCGTAGCGGCGCTGGGTTCGCCGGTGAACTGGGTCAACAGGGCCATGCTGCCGACCAGTTGGGCCACCAGATACAGGGTCGTGATGGCGAGGGTGCACACGGCGAGGGCGAGCCGCGCCGGGCGCTGGAGCCGGGTCAGGCGCAGGGCCAGGGTGTCACCCAGGGTGAACTTGCCCGTCCGGCGCAGGGGTTCGGCGATCAGCAGCAGCACCATCATCCAGGCGACGACGGTGCCGCCGAGGTAGAGCAGTCCGTCGTACCCGTTGAGGGCGACCAGGCCGGTACTGCCCAGCAGGGTCGCGGCCGACAGATAGTCGCCGCACATCGCGAGGCCGTTGCGCAGCGGGGACATGGTGCGGTTGCCGAGGTAGAACTCGCCGAGCTCGTCACGCTGAGGGGCCGTCAGCAGCGCCATGAACAGCGTGACCACGACCACCGACAGGAACAGCACGAACGTCAGGTTCAGGCTGAACCGGTCGACGATGCCTGCGGACATGGTCACCACGTGCGGTACCCCCTGGGGCCGGGCTGGACGGTCTGTGCGGCCTCGCCGCGGTGCGCGGCGGAGCGGAGCGAGTTGGCCTCGTGCTGGTCCAGCCGCGAGCCCAGGCCGCGGGCGAGCGGGTCGACCCGGGTGCGCATGTGCCGGACGTAGCACCAGGCCGTCACGCCCATCACGACGAACTGCCCGAGACCCAGGGCGAGACCGAGCGTGAGGTGGCCGAGCAGACGCTGGTTCATCAGGCCCGGGACGGAATGCGAGAGCAGTACGTACAGCAGGAATCCGCCGACCGACAGGATCGTCGCGCGGACACCGAACCTGCGCTGTGCGCGGCGCAGTGAGTGAAATTCGGGGTCTTCGGATATGCGCCGGGACGGCGCGGGTTCATTTTGCGGGGAACTGGATGTGAAAGAATTGTCGTGCCAGGGTGAAAATTCGGGCACAGGCGCACCTTCTTTGCTGCGGCATGCCGGACATACGGGGGCGCGGTTTTGTGATGGGGAGTGGGCGAGCGGCGGCGGGTCCGGAAGCCGGAGTATGGCAGCGGGCTCTTTGAAGAATCAACCGCCGAGCTGAATTGCCGTACTCCGGTGGCGCATTCATGCCCCTCGTGATCATTTCGCGGCCTTGTGTGGCCTGCGAAAAGGGCCCTCCGGGAAATAGTCCGGACCATTTCTTTCGGCCGGACTGTCTCAAACGCGACCCGTGCGGGACAGTCCGGCCGAGCGCGGCTCAGAACCGGGCGCCGACAGCCGCGCCGCTCCGCGGCACGAGGAAGTTCGGGGCCGACGGCAGCGATCCGTCGGCGGAGCGCGGGCCGGTGATCGGGGCCGGGTCGGTGCTGAGCACCGAGGAGGCGTTCCAAGTTTCGCCCAGGTTCCAGGAGTTGCCGCTGGCGACCGTCCCCGAGCCGACGGCCGCCGCGCGTGCGTCGTCGACGGACAGGTTGGCGGTCAGAGTGGCGGCGCCGCCCGGGATGTCGGCGTCGAAGCCGGTGCCGGCGTTGGCCCAGGTCGTGTTACGGGTCAGCGTCATGGCGCCGGGATTGCCGTTGTCCGTGACACCGTGCGCCGCGTTCCGATACGAGATCGTGTTACGCAGGATGTGGGCCACCGCCGGCGCCGGGCTGCCGCCGCCCATCTTGAAGCCGTTGCCGTCGCCCGAGAAGTCCGGGAAGTTCCAGCGGTTGTAGCCGTTGCCGTACGCGATCGTGTTCTCGATCTGAATCGGCGAGGCGAACTTCCAGGCGTCGAACCCGTCGTCGACGTTGTTCCACAACCGGGCCCCGCGCACCACGTTCCCGGTTCCGCTGCCCTCCTTGATGGCCAGACCGTCGGCGCTCTCACCGTTCTTGCGCGGGTCGCGATTGCCGTAACTGTCCAGATTCAGGATCTGATTGTTGCTGGAGGATCCTTGGAGCTGGAAGCCGGACTCGTAGTTGTCGTGCGTCGACAGCCGGGAGAAGACGTTGTTGTTGCAGCCGTCGCAATAGATGCCGTACGGGCCGTTGACCAGCTCCAGGCCGGAGATCCGCCAGTGGGAGGCCTCCATGTGGATCGCCCCGCGTTCGGCCCGGGGGATGCTGCCGCCCACCGGCGTGTGACTGGCGGGCAGTTGCTCGCCGTCGACGACCACGCGCTCGCCCTGGTAGGGGCCGAGGCTGATCGGCTGGGAGGCGGTGCCCGAGGTGGAGATGGTGATGTTGTCGGTGAGGGCGTAGGTGCCGCCGCGTACGGTGATGACGTCGCCGGGCTTCGCCAGGTCCACGGCCCGCTGGATGGTCCGCAGCGGCTGGGCCAGGGTGCCCGGCGCCGCGTCGTTCCCGTCGGAGGCGACGACGAGCGTCGCCGCGCCGGACGCCTCGCTCGCCGGGCCCAGTACCGTCAGCAGGGCCGCGCCCACCGCCGCCGCCGTCCAGATCGCCGTACCGCGCATGCCGCTCGCTGTGCTGCCCATCGGGGCCTCCCGCCTCCGCCTGCGTGCCGTGTCGCAGAGCAGTGGCCGCCCGGCGCGCGGAGGTTGCCGGGGTACGGGGGCCAGGTGACGCGGCGACAGGCGTCGCGGGGCAGGCGCCACGGGGCAGGCTTCACGGGGCGGGCGGGAATGGTCAGACAGGCCCTAGGGTGAGGGGCGTGACCGACAGCGACAGACTCCCGCTCGCCGTGTTCGACCTGGACAACACCCTCGCCGACACCGGACACCGGCAGCACTTCCTGGAGCGCACACCGCGCGACTGGGACGCCTTCTTCGCGGCCGCCCCGCAGGATCCGCCCCTCGCGCAGGGCGTCGCGCTGGTGCTGGAGAGTGCGAAGGAGTGCGAGGTCCGCTATCTGACCGGACGGCCCGAGCGCTGCCGGCGTGACACGCTCGACTGGCTCGCGGCACACGGGCTGCCCGAAGGGCGCTTGTACATGCGGCGCAACGACGACCGCAGGCCCGCCCGGCGCACCAAGCTGGAGATCCTGCGCCGCCTCGCCGGCACCCGCGAGATCCGGGTGCTGGTGGACGACGACGAACTCGTCTGCGAGGACGCCGAACGGGCCGGTTTCACCGTCGTACGGGCGCGCTGGACCGCCCCTTCCGCCGCGCTGAAGGTGGCGCAGGAGCGGGAGGGGCGGACCTGAGGGCCCGGCGGGCGTGCTGCCCGGCCTACTCCAGGCGGAAGCCGACCTTCATGGTCACCTGCCAGTGCGCGATCTGCCCCTCCTCGAGCTGGCCGCGCACTTCACTCACCTCGAACCAGTCCAGGTTGCGCAGGGTCTGCGAGGCGCGCTCGATACCGTTGCGGATGGCCTGGTCCACGCCCTCGGGTGAGGTGCCGACGATGTCCGTGACCCGGTAGGTGTGATTCGACATGCGGGTGCTCCTCTCACACACGTCACTCCACCGTGCCCCAAGGCGGGGCAACGCGCGAGCTGTCCCGGAGAGCCTGTGGACAGGCGCTCACCGCGCCACGCTCAGCGACAGCGCGAAACGGCCCTGACCGTCCGTCCACCAGTGCGCCAGCTCCATCCCGGCCGCCGACAGTTCCGCGCGGACGCCGTCCCTGCGGAACTTCGCCGACACCTCGGTGCGCATCTCCTCGCCCGCCGCGAAGTCGACGGCGAGATCGAGCGCGGGCACCTTCACCGTCTGTGCCGTACGGGAGCGCAGCCGCATCTCGATCCACTCGTGGTCCGCGTCCCAGAGCGCCACGTGGTCGAAGGCGCCGGGATCGAAGTCGGCGCCCAACTCGCGGTCGATCACCGTCAGGACGTTCTTGTTGAACGCGGCCGTCACCCCGGCCGCGTCGTCGTAGGCCTCGACCAGGACCTTCTCGTCCTTGACCAGATCCGTGCCGAGCAGCAGCGCGTCACCGGGGGACAGCAGCGCCCGGACCGAGGCGAGGAACGCGGCGCGCTCGACCGGCAGCAGATTGCCGATCGTGCCGCCGAGGAACGCCACCAGCCGGGGACCCGGCGCCTGAGGCAGGGCCAGTCCGCCGGTGAAGTCGGCGATCAGCGCGTGCACGTCCAGCCCCGGCCGCTCCTCGATCAGCGCCTGTCCGGCCTGGGTGAGGGCGCTGTCGCTGACGTCGACGGGGATGTACGTGTGCAGCCCGGTCAGCGCGTCGATGAGGTACCGCGTCTTCTCCGAGGAGCCGGAGCCCAGCTCGACCAGGGTGCGGGCACCGGTGACCGCGGCGATCTCCCCGGCCCGGTCGACGAGGATCTCGCGCTCGGCGCGGGTCGGGTAGTACTCGGGCAACTCGGTGATCTGCTCGAAGAGTTCGCTGCCCTGTGCGTCGTAGAACCACTTCGGCGGCAGCGTCTTGGGCGTGCTCGTCAGGCCCTTGAGGACGTCGGCGCGCAGTGCGGCGTCGGTGGCGTCCTCGGGCAGGGTGCGGGTGAGAAGGAACGGACTCACGTGCTGGGCTCCTTCGGTCGTGCGTGCGCCGGGGCGTCGCTCGGGTCTTTGAGCGGGGTGAGCAGCACATCGGTGCGGCTCGCCGCGAGGAGGGTGTGGTCGGGGACCTCCTGCCAGTGCGGATCGTCGTCGTAGGGCTCGGAGGCCACGACGGTGCCGCCGCCGGGCCGGTGCAGGTACCAGAGCGTGTCGCCCCAGGCGGTCGCGGCGATGGTCTCGCCGTTGGTGAGCAGCAGGTTGAGCCGGGAGCCGGGAGCCGCCTCGGCGACCTCCAGCACGGTGTCGGCCAGTGCCTGCCCCTCGTCGTCGCCGCCGCGCAGCCGGGCCAGGACCAGCGCCCACACGAGCGCCGAGTCGTTGCGGGCCTCCATCGACAGCAGGTCCACCGCGGGCAGGCTCGAAACGAGCGGTGCCAGTGAGCCCGGCCAGCCCTTCACGGCGCCGTTGTGGCTGAACAGCCAGGGACCCGCGGCGAACGGCGCGGCCGCGGCCTCCGCGTCGGCGCCCGCCAGCGTCGCGTCCCGTACGGCGGCGAGCAGCGCGGTGGAGCGCACCACCCGGGCCAGATCCGCGAAGGACAGATCCGCCCAGACGGGCCCGGCCCGGCGGTACCGCGCCGGCACCGGGTCCCCCTCGGCGTACCAACCGACTCCGAAACCATCGGCGTTGACCGTCCCGTACCGCTGTCGCCGAGGCGCCCACGACTGGCGGTACAGGGCGTGCGCGGGCTCCACGAGGAGTCTGCCGAGCGGCTCCTCGGGGCCCAGATAGGCGAGATGACGGCACATCAGACGTCCCCCACGGAGCGGGCCGTACGGAACCCGGAGAAGATCTGCCGCCGGATCGGATAGTCCCAGTTGCGGAAGGTGCCCCGGCAGGCGACCGCGTCCACGGCGAACGAACCGCCGCGCAGCACCTTGTACTCGGGCCCGAAGAACACCTCCGAGTACTCCTTGTACGGGAACGCCTGGAACCCCGGGTAAGGCAGGAAGTCGCTCGCCGTCCACTCCCACACGTCACCGATCAACTGCCGTACGCCGAGGGGGGATTCGCCCTCCGGGTAGCTTCCGGCCGGTGCCGGGCGAAGGTGCCGCTGTCCGAGGTTGGCGTGTTCCGGCGCCGGGTCGGCGTCGCCCCACGGGTAGCGCATGGAGCGGTCCCCGGCCGGGTCGTGGCGGGCGGCCTTCTCCCACTCGGCCTCGGTGGGCAGCCGACGCCCGGCCCAGCGGGCGTAGGCGTCGGCCTCGTACCAGCACACGTGCAGCACGGGTTCGTCGGGCGGCACGACCTCGGTGACGCCGAAGCGGCGCCTGAGCCACTGCTTGCCGTCCCGGCGCCAGAACAGCGGGGCGTGGACGGAGTTCTGGCGGATGTGCGCCCAGCCCTCCGCCGTCCACCAGCGGTCGTCTTCGTAGCCGCCGTCCTCGATGAACGCCTGGTACGCGGCGTTCGTCACCGGGGTCGTGTCGATGAAGAACGGCGGTACTTCGCGCACGTGGGCCGGGCGTTCGTTGTCCAGCGCCCACGGCTCGGTCGAGGTGCCCATGGTGAACGGGCCGCCGGGGACCAGCACTTCGGACGGCCCCGTGTGCAGGGGCGCCGGCTCCGGGTCGGGGGCGGTCAGGGCCTGCGGGCCCTTGCGCAGCTGATGGGTGATCAGCATCGTCTCGTCGTGCTGCTGCTCGTGCTGCGCGATCATCCCGAAGGCGAAGCCCGCCTCGGTCAGCCGCGTCCCGTGGAAGGCCGTGCTCTCCAGGAGGTCCAGCACCCGGCCGCGCACCTCGGACGCGTAGTGCCGGGCCTCGGTCGGCGGCAGCAGCGGCAGCGAGGGGCGTGCCGCGCGCGGGTGCTCGAAGGCGTCGTAGAGGCCGTCGATCTCGGGCCGCATCGCCTCCCGCCCGGCGACCGCCCGGAGCAGCCACTGCTCCTCCTGGTTGCCGATGTGCGCGAGGTCCCACACCAGCGGGGACATCAGCGGCGAGTGCTGGGCGGTGAGGTCGGGGTCGTCGACGCAGCTGGTGAGCAGGGTCGTCCGGGCACGGGCGGTGGTGAGGGTGGTCACAGCCCGCTCGCGGAGCGTGTCGGCGTCGAGGGCGGGGTCGGTCATGTCCGGAAGTCCTTCCCGTGCAGGGTGCGGTCCGTGCCGTAGAGCTCGTCCAGCAGGTCGTCGGCCGGGCAGCGGCCCTTGCTGACATAGCGGTCCCGGTACGCCGCCACGGCGTCCGCCACCTCGGTCGTGGCCCCCAGCCGGGGCAGTGCCTCCAGCGCCGCCGTGAAGCAGGTGTCCGCCACCTCCCGCAGCTCCGGGTCGGCGAGGCCCGAGCGGGCCGCGTCGATCCACAGCGGATTGTGCGGCGCGGGCAGCGACAGGGAGCGCTCGGCCAGGGGCTTCACGGCGCGATAGGCGGTCTCCGCGGCCTCGGGGTCGTCGAAGAGCGCGGTCGTCACGGCGAGCGGCACGATCCAGCCGTCCTCGCCGGGCTGCGCGTCGATCATGCGCAGCTCCAGATGGCCACGCGGCCTGACCGGCGGGAACAGCGTCGTGAGGTGGTAGTCGAGGTCCTCGTGCATCGGCGGCCTGGGCACCCCGGACCTGGTCCACTCCCGGAACGTCAGCCCGTCCGGGACGTGCCACGGGCCGCCGTCCTGTCTGACGCACATCACCGGGGCGTCCAGCACGTGCCGCGCCCAGACGGCCCGCGGATCGCCGTCCAGCGGGGGTGCGCCCGCGCGGCCCGCACCGATCTCCATCCACAGCAGCTGCCGGGTGGAGAGCCAGCCCGTGGGCTCGTGCCCGGCCAGCGGGGAGTTGGCGAAGGCGGCGACCAGGACCGCGCCCAGCTGGTGCGCCAGCCACCAGCGCCGCCCGTGCCCCAGCGGGCCGGGCTCCTCGTATCCGGCGTCCAGGCACACCTGCACGGAGGCCGAGGTGCACATCATGGCGCGGCCGGCCGGGCCCGTGCGGTCCAGACAGGCCTCCATGGCGTCGTACCGCGGTTCGCGCAGGAACCGGCGGGGCGAGCGCCAGGGGTCGTTGCCGATGCCGACGAGACCGAGATCGTGCTTGCGCAGTACCGCGCGGGCGGCGGCGAGGTCGGCGGAGACGGTACCGATGCACTCCATCAGGGAGGCGGCGGGCGGCGAGCTGAGCTCCAGCTGGCCGCCGGGCTCGACGGTGAGCGCCGACCTCAGGGGCACGGTCCGTAGTGCGGCGTAGGCCGCTTCGAGTCGTTCGGGTGTCACGGGGAGCTGCGGGCTT of the Streptomyces sp. T12 genome contains:
- the egtB gene encoding ergothioneine biosynthesis protein EgtB, with the translated sequence MTDPALDADTLRERAVTTLTTARARTTLLTSCVDDPDLTAQHSPLMSPLVWDLAHIGNQEEQWLLRAVAGREAMRPEIDGLYDAFEHPRAARPSLPLLPPTEARHYASEVRGRVLDLLESTAFHGTRLTEAGFAFGMIAQHEQQHDETMLITHQLRKGPQALTAPDPEPAPLHTGPSEVLVPGGPFTMGTSTEPWALDNERPAHVREVPPFFIDTTPVTNAAYQAFIEDGGYEDDRWWTAEGWAHIRQNSVHAPLFWRRDGKQWLRRRFGVTEVVPPDEPVLHVCWYEADAYARWAGRRLPTEAEWEKAARHDPAGDRSMRYPWGDADPAPEHANLGQRHLRPAPAGSYPEGESPLGVRQLIGDVWEWTASDFLPYPGFQAFPYKEYSEVFFGPEYKVLRGGSFAVDAVACRGTFRNWDYPIRRQIFSGFRTARSVGDV
- the egtA gene encoding ergothioneine biosynthesis glutamate--cysteine ligase EgtA, with protein sequence MSDSVSDCTEQPRSAVTEAEVEALVRGICFKTGPPRTLGVEVEWLVHELRSPQLPVTPERLEAAYAALRTVPLRSALTVEPGGQLELSSPPAASLMECIGTVSADLAAARAVLRKHDLGLVGIGNDPWRSPRRFLREPRYDAMEACLDRTGPAGRAMMCTSASVQVCLDAGYEEPGPLGHGRRWWLAHQLGAVLVAAFANSPLAGHEPTGWLSTRQLLWMEIGAGRAGAPPLDGDPRAVWARHVLDAPVMCVRQDGGPWHVPDGLTFREWTRSGVPRPPMHEDLDYHLTTLFPPVRPRGHLELRMIDAQPGEDGWIVPLAVTTALFDDPEAAETAYRAVKPLAERSLSLPAPHNPLWIDAARSGLADPELREVADTCFTAALEALPRLGATTEVADAVAAYRDRYVSKGRCPADDLLDELYGTDRTLHGKDFRT